The Chitinophaga sp. H8 region AGATGTTGCAGCCAATTTTGAGGCTTTTCTTTTTACGGTAACCCGTAATCATATATTGAATTTCGCCAGAAAAAAAGCAGCTATTGCCGTATCTACAGTGGCAGAAATGGAGGAAAATATACCAGTGATGGCAGAAGTGCACCAAAAGATAAATTATAAACAGGTATATCAGCAATACCGCCATGTTCTTGAAAAATTGGGCCCCAAAAGCCGGGAAGTATTTGTGCTAAGCCGGGAACACCAGTTGTCCAATAAAGAAATTGCACAGAAAATGGGGATATCTGTGCGTACAGTAGAAACACATGTATCCAATGCATTATCTGTGCTACGGGGAGAATTAAAGGATGCCTGCCTGATACTCTTCCTTTTTATATTCCGTTGAATTTCTATTTTTCTTTCCACGCTCCCCAAGGGTTAATATTAAGTTAACATACCACGCTACGTGGTACCATTTCTTTTTGTGTATATACTAACAGGAGATAAATATTTCATCCTATAACCCTGTAGTATAATGAAACTTGAACCGGAACAAATAAAAATACTTTTTAGAAAAGTTTTAAAAGGGACTGCAACAGCTGATGAGAGTGAACAGTTGCTGAACTATTTGGAACAGGAGCGCCATGATATGGATGACCTGTTATTGCCTTATGGAGAATGGGCAGGTACTGAGGACAACAGATTGCCGGAGGGGGTAAGGGAACGTATACTTACCAGCGTACTTAAGCAGACGCCTGTCACAGGAGAAGGACTGGACAAAACAAGAGCTGGCAGGACCATAAAAATGAGCTATTGGCTT contains the following coding sequences:
- a CDS encoding RNA polymerase sigma factor; amino-acid sequence: MSYQQINIPPSLIPDLCNGSEQALKDVFDLFGKKVFNYCRKMVGNPEDAEELLQDVFLKVWQFRQQIDVAANFEAFLFTVTRNHILNFARKKAAIAVSTVAEMEENIPVMAEVHQKINYKQVYQQYRHVLEKLGPKSREVFVLSREHQLSNKEIAQKMGISVRTVETHVSNALSVLRGELKDACLILFLFIFR